Proteins from a genomic interval of Candidatus Binatus sp.:
- the hpnC gene encoding squalene synthase HpnC yields MGSVQTNPQINPAFALASIPTSAPPAGDFDLVSAYEFCARLARSHYENFTVASWLMPREMRPHMYAIYAYARMADDFADEHHDVAMLDDWERQLDGAYDGTPRHPVFIALADTVRRFEIPRAPFKNLLVAFRSDVNFKGFDTLDDLFAYSRNSANPVGRLVLYLFGYCDAERQRLSDLVCSGLQLANFWQDVAIDLTKGRIYLPRRDMEKFGVSAAELEAHTPSKQFIELMRHEVGVARAMLLEGGELHRVVDKRLRRDIVMFAGGGLAILRAIERVGYDVVRARPELKKFDYLKLGWSALRGRLEG; encoded by the coding sequence ATGGGCAGCGTGCAAACAAATCCGCAGATCAACCCGGCGTTCGCGCTGGCGTCGATTCCAACGTCGGCGCCGCCGGCTGGTGATTTCGACCTCGTGAGCGCGTATGAATTCTGCGCGCGGCTGGCGCGATCGCACTACGAAAACTTCACCGTCGCGTCGTGGCTGATGCCGCGCGAGATGCGGCCGCACATGTACGCGATTTATGCGTACGCGCGGATGGCCGACGATTTCGCGGATGAGCATCACGATGTCGCGATGCTCGATGATTGGGAGCGGCAACTCGACGGGGCCTACGATGGCACGCCGCGGCATCCGGTGTTTATCGCACTCGCGGACACGGTGCGCCGCTTCGAAATTCCGCGCGCGCCGTTCAAGAATCTGCTCGTGGCGTTTCGCTCCGACGTAAACTTCAAGGGGTTCGACACGCTGGACGATCTGTTCGCGTACTCGCGCAATTCGGCGAATCCGGTTGGTCGGCTGGTGCTCTACCTGTTCGGTTATTGCGACGCAGAGCGACAACGGTTGTCGGACCTGGTGTGCAGCGGATTGCAGCTCGCGAATTTCTGGCAGGACGTCGCGATCGATCTGACCAAGGGCCGAATCTATCTGCCGCGGCGTGACATGGAAAAGTTTGGCGTGAGTGCGGCGGAGCTCGAGGCGCATACGCCGTCGAAGCAATTTATCGAACTGATGCGTCATGAAGTGGGCGTCGCGCGCGCGATGCTGCTGGAGGGCGGCGAGCTGCATCGCGTCGTGGACAAGCGGCTGCGCCGCGACATCGTGATGTTCGCCGGCGGCGGGCTCGCGATCCTGCGCGCGATCGAGCGGGTCGGATACGACGTGGTTCGCGCACGGCCTGAACTCAAGAAATTCGACTATCTCAAACTGGGATGGAGCGCGCTGCGTGGGCGGCTCGAGGGCTGA
- a CDS encoding 1-deoxy-D-xylulose-5-phosphate reductoisomerase has protein sequence MKAISILGSTGSVGVTTLDVVGRFKDRFRIVAMAAGRNLDLFAEQVKAFRPELVSVATPELAKELAERIGGERVTIVHGLEGAIAVATHPESKLVMSALVGAMGLRPTLAAINAGKDIAFANKEVLVIAGELITAAVEKNRVRLLPVDSEHNAIFQCLEGRGRAGLKRIILTASGGPFRELPADRFASITIEQALKHPTWTMGSKITIDSATLMNKGLEVIEARWLFDLTAAQISVVIHPQSVIHSMVEMVDGSVIAEMAIPDMAIPVAYALAYPDRLPMPHLKRLSLVETSKLTFEDPDLGRFPCLRLAYDALEAGHTMPACLNAANEELVAGFLGGRVRFADIPGHLESVMARHPNAPARTIEDLLETDGWARAAARELIAAKSVAA, from the coding sequence ATGAAAGCGATTTCAATTCTAGGCTCGACCGGTTCGGTGGGCGTGACGACGCTGGACGTCGTCGGCCGCTTCAAGGATCGATTTCGCATCGTCGCGATGGCGGCTGGCCGCAACCTGGATTTGTTCGCCGAGCAAGTCAAAGCGTTTCGCCCCGAACTGGTTTCGGTCGCGACGCCGGAACTCGCGAAGGAACTCGCTGAACGAATCGGCGGCGAACGCGTGACGATCGTTCATGGACTCGAAGGCGCGATCGCGGTCGCGACGCATCCTGAATCGAAGCTGGTGATGTCGGCGCTGGTCGGCGCGATGGGACTCAGGCCGACGTTGGCGGCGATCAACGCGGGCAAGGATATCGCGTTTGCGAACAAGGAAGTGCTGGTGATCGCGGGCGAGTTGATCACGGCCGCGGTGGAGAAAAATCGCGTGCGCCTGTTGCCGGTCGATAGCGAGCACAACGCGATCTTTCAGTGCCTCGAAGGGCGCGGCCGCGCCGGGCTGAAGAGAATCATCCTCACCGCGTCGGGCGGGCCGTTTCGCGAACTGCCGGCCGATCGATTCGCGTCGATTACGATCGAGCAGGCGCTGAAGCATCCGACCTGGACGATGGGCAGCAAGATTACGATCGATTCGGCGACGCTGATGAACAAGGGCCTCGAGGTGATCGAGGCGCGCTGGCTGTTCGATCTCACCGCGGCGCAAATTTCCGTGGTGATTCATCCGCAGAGCGTGATCCATTCGATGGTCGAGATGGTCGATGGGTCGGTGATCGCAGAGATGGCGATTCCCGACATGGCGATTCCGGTGGCGTACGCACTTGCGTATCCGGATCGCTTGCCGATGCCGCATCTGAAGCGGCTGTCGCTGGTTGAAACCTCGAAACTTACATTTGAAGACCCCGACCTGGGGCGCTTTCCGTGCTTGAGGCTCGCTTATGACGCGCTCGAAGCGGGGCACACGATGCCGGCTTGCCTGAACGCTGCGAATGAAGAATTGGTGGCAGGATTTCTCGGCGGGAGAGTGCGTTTCGCCGACATCCCGGGGCATCTCGAATCGGTGATGGCGCGTCATCCGAATGCGCCCGCGCGGACGATCGAGGACCTGCTGGAGACGGACGGATGGGCACGCGCGGCGGCGCGAGAACTGATCGCGGCGAAATCGGTCGCGGCTTGA